The Cucumis melo cultivar AY chromosome 5, USDA_Cmelo_AY_1.0, whole genome shotgun sequence genome has a segment encoding these proteins:
- the LOC103491214 gene encoding acylamino-acid-releasing enzyme isoform X2, whose translation MAFAAFTSIGRINFLRLPLYPAATTTAPSPSSLFLRPIRLFSQLSAAMVMDGSTISKVADEFPSGIDPTTEEEYAEQSKLLQEFTKIPNIDRAWTFKSDSGDPMATFSISQASLLANKRRKYTLSAHISKGNDGNSVNFTWTPFPIEMIGVSTIVPSPSGSKFLTVRNPENDSPVQLEIWSAGQIEKEFHIPQSIHGSIYTDGWFEGISWNSNETYIAYVAEEPSPSKPTFTFSGYQKGCSANKDSTNWKGQGDFKEDWGEAYAGKRQPALFVINIDSGEVRHVKIVEKSLSVGQVIWAPSIGEDQYLVFVGWSSEPRKLGMIYCYNRPCALYAVKAPDYGSEINERKLTDEPKEDFPLYNLTQSISSAFFPRFSPDGKFLIFLSAHSSVNSGAHSATNSLHRINWPRDGKPSFSENIVDVVPVVHYAENELFPGLYSHGFLSNPWLSDGHTVITTSIWRSKDAILSIDILSGEVSCISPANSNFSWKVLALDGDNVVAVSSSPVDIPQLKYGCLTEKETKNAAWSWLDVSSPVFKCSQKVKTLLSSLQFSIMKIPVKDVSNCLTKGASEPFEAIFVSSKSVKGNELNPLIVNLHGGPHSTSISSFSKSLAFLSSIGFNLLVVNYRGSLGFGEEALQSLPGKIGTQDVNDVLTALDHIIDKGLASSSKVAVLGGSHGGFLTTHLIGQAPDRFVAAAARNPVCNLALMVGTSDIPDWCYVECYGKEGKNHYTEAPSAEHLTHLYNKSPILHVSKVKTPTIFLLGAKDLRVPFSNGLQYARALREKGVEVKVIMFPDDVHPIDRPQSDFESFLNIGVWFRKYCK comes from the exons ATGGCTTTTGCTGCCTTCACTTCCATTGGTCGCATCAACTTCCTTCGGCTTCCACTCTACCCCGCCGCAACTACTACAGCTCCTTCTCCAAGCTCTCTATTTCTCAGACCCATCCGTCTCTTCTC ACAACTGTCAGCTGCCATGGTCATGGATGGTTCAACGATTAGTAAGGTCGCTGATGAGTTTCCATCTGGGATTGATCCAACGACTGAGGAAGAATATGCTGAACAGTCCAAATTACTTCAAGAATTCACAAAAATTCCTAACATTGATAGGGCATGGACGTTTAAGTCTGATAGTG GAGACCCCATGGCAACGTTTTCAATTAGCCAAGCGAGTCTTCTAGCAAATAAGAGGAGAAAATATACTTTGTCGGCTCACATTTCTAAGGGAAATGACGGCAATTCAGTAAACTTTACATGGACGCCATTTCCTATTGAAATGATTGGAGTCTCTACAATAGTGCCATCACCATCAGGCTCAAAATTTCTTACCGTTCGTAATCCTGAAAATGATTCTCCAGTCCAATTGGAAATTTGGAGTGCAGGTCAAATTGAAAAGGAGTTTCACATCCCCCAATCTATCCATGGATCAATATATACTGATGGATG GTTTGAGGGAATCTCTTGGAACTCAAATGAAACTTACATTGCTTATGTCGCGGAAGAACCTTCTCCCTCCAAGCCAACGTTTACTTTTTCTGGATATCAAAAAGGTTGCTCAGCAAATAAGGATTCTACGAACTGGAAAGGTCAAGGGGATTTTAAAGAAGACTGGGGGGAAGCTTATGCAGGTAAAAGGCAACCTGCTCTCTTTGTCATCAACATTGACAG CGGAGAGGTAAGACATGTGAAGATAGTCGAGAAATCTTTGAGTGTGGGTCAAGTTATATGGGCTCCATCTATTGGCGAGGATCAATATTTGGTTTTTGTTGGGTGGTCTTCAGAGCCTAGAAAACTTGGTATGATCTACTGCTATAATCGGCCTTGTGCATTATATGCAGTCAAGGCTCCGGATTATGGATCTGAAATCAATGAACGTAAACTCAC AGATGAACCAAAGGAGGATTTTCCCCTCTATAATCTAACTCAGAGCATAAGTAGTGCCTTCTTTCCTCGGTTCAG CCCAGACGGGAAGTTCCTTATATTTTTATCTGCACACTCGTCGGTGAACTCTGGTGCCCATTCTGCAACAAATTCTCTTCACAGAATCAACTGGCCTAGAGATGGAAAACCAAGTTTTAGTGAAAATATTGTTGATGTG gtTCCTGTGGTGCACTACGCTGAAAACGAACTCTTTCCTGGCCTCTATTCACATGGTTTCCTGTCTAATCCATGGCTTTCCGATGGACACACTGTTATTACAACGTCAATATGGCGTAGCAAGGATGCCATACTTTCTATAGATATTTTAAG TGGTGAAGTATCATGCATCAGTCCTGCCAACTCAAACTTTTCTTGGAAAGTTCTTGCTCTAGATGGAGACAACGTTGTTGCTG TTTCTAGCAGCCCAGTGGATATTCCTCAACTCAAGTATGGTTGTCTTACTGAGAAAGAAACTAAGAATGCTGCATGGAGTTGGTTGGATGTATCAAGTCCTGTTTTTAAATGCTCTCAGAAg GTTAAAACTCTACTCTCATCCCTCCAGTTCAGTATAATGAAGATCCCAGTCAAGGACGTTTCCAACTGCCTGACAAAAG GTGCCAGTGAACCTTTTGAAGCTATCTTTGTGTCTTCGAAGTCTGTCAAAGGTAATGAATTGAATCCACTTATTGTTAACCTTCATGGGGGTCCACATTCAACGTCAATATCAAGTTTCTCGAAGTCCTTGGCGTTTCTCTCTTCAATAGGATTCAACCTTTTGGTTGTGAACTATAG AGGTTCATTGGGATTCGGTGAGGAAGCATTGCAATCTCTTCCTGGAAAAATTGGGACCCAG GATGTCAATGATGTACTTACCGCATTAGATCACATTATTGACAAGGGACTTGCCAGTTCATCTAAAGTTGCAGTTCTTGGTGGTTCTCATGGGGGATTTTTGACAACTCATTTGATTGGCCAG GCACCAGATAGATTTGTGGCAGCTGCCGCCAGAAATCCTGTGTGTAACCTTGCTTTAATGGTTGGCACGTCAGATATTCCTGATTGGTGTTACGTGGAATGTTATGGAAAAGAGGGCAAGAATCACTACACCGAAGCACCATCTGCTGAGCACCTAACCCACTTATACAACAAAtctcccattctacatgtctcAAAA GTTAAAACACctaccatttttcttttaggTGCTAAAGATCTTCGTGTTCCATTTTCAAATGGGTTGCAA TATGCGCGAGCGTTGAGGGAGAAAGGAGTTGAGGTCAAAGTCATCATGTTTCCGGACGATGTTCATCCAATTGACAG GCCACAATCGGATTTCGAAAGCTTCCTCAACATTGGTGTGTGGTTCAGAAAGTACTGCAAGTGA
- the LOC103491215 gene encoding CBL-interacting serine/threonine-protein kinase 7-like, with protein MESGGPPTPPPLPPPPTGATLLGKYQLGRFLGRGSFAKVYQARSLADNSIVAVKIIDKNKTIDASMEPCIVREISVMRRLQHHPNILKIHEVMATKTKIYLVVDYASGGELFAKLLRRGRLTESTARRYFQQLVSALHFCHQNGVAHRDIKPQNLLLDEEGNLKVSDFGLSALPEQIKDGMLHTACGTPAYTAPEVVSRRGYDGAKADAWSCGVILFVLLSGHLPFSDNNLVAMYKKVYRREYQFPDSISKPARHLIFQLLDPNPNTRMSIEALMQHSWYKKSLRSKPQISNRSLFESLGNYKSELGVSGLNAFDIISMSSGLDLSGLFETTDCNKKRFTTGVGMEKVEERVREIGGELGYRVEKGKSGAIGLGKGGMILVVEALEITSNLLMVEVKVAESKMEFERMHWGDLKAKLQDIVDSWHTNEAM; from the coding sequence ATGGAGTCCGGTGGTCCGCCCACCCCTCCGCCGCTTCCTCCGCCGCCTACTGGCGCCACTCTCCTTGGAAAGTACCAATTAGGCCGTTTCCTCGGCCGTGGAAGCTTCGCCAAGGTGTATCAAGCCCGTTCTCTCGCCGATAACTCCATTGTCGCCGTCAAAATCATCGACAAGAACAAAACCATAGACGCCTCCATGGAACCCTGCATTGTCCGTGAGATCTCCGTGATGCGACGCCTCCAGCACCATCCCAACATCCTCAAAATCCATGAAGTTATGGCGACAAAAACGAAGATCTACCTCGTTGTCGATTACGCATCTGGTGGTGAACTATTTGCGAAACTCCTCCGCCGTGGTCGCTTGACGGAATCCACCGCTCGACGTTACTTTCAACAATTAGTCTCTGCTCTCCATTTCTGTCATCAAAACGGCGTTGCTCATCGCGACATCAAACCCCAAAATCTCCTCCTCGATGAAGAAGGTAACCTAAAGGTCTCTGACTTCGGTCTCTCCGCTTTACCGGAACAGATCAAAGACGGAATGCTTCACACCGCCTGTGGAACTCCGGCATACACCGCGCCAGAGGTTGTTTCCCGGCGAGGCTACGATGGGGCAAAAGCCGATGCGTGGTCCTGTGGTGTTATCCTCTTCGTTTTACTTTCCGGTCATCTTCCATTCAGCGATAACAACCTCGTTGCTATGTACAAGAAGGTTTATCGCCGGGAATATCAATTTCCCGATTCAATTTCAAAGCCAGCAAGACATTTGATCTTCCAATTACTGGATCCAAATCCAAATACGAGGATGAGCATTGAGGCATTGATGCAACATTCGTGGTACAAGAAATCATTGCGATCAAAGCCCCAAATTAGCAACAGAAGCTTATTTGAATCATTGGGTAATTACAAATCTGAATTGGGTGTTTCTGGATTGAATGCATTTGATATAATTTCAATGTCTTCTGGTTTAGATCTGTCTGGGTTGTTTGAAACAACAGATTGTAATAAGAAGAGATTCACAACAGGGGTTGGTATGGAGAAAGTGGAAGAAAGGGTAAGAGAGATTGGTGGAGAATTGGGTTATAGAGTTGAGAAAGGGAAAAGTGGGGCAATTGGGTTAGGAAAAGGGGGAATGATTTTGGTGGTTGAAGCTTTGGAAATAACATCAAATCTGTTAATGGTGGAAGTGAAGGTAGCTGAATCCAAGATGGAGTTTGAGAGGATGCATTGGGGAGATTTGAAAGCTAAGTTACAAGACATTGTTGATTCATGGCATACAAATGAGGCAATGTAA
- the LOC103491214 gene encoding acylamino-acid-releasing enzyme isoform X1 translates to MAFAAFTSIGRINFLRLPLYPAATTTAPSPSSLFLRPIRLFSRQLSAAMVMDGSTISKVADEFPSGIDPTTEEEYAEQSKLLQEFTKIPNIDRAWTFKSDSGDPMATFSISQASLLANKRRKYTLSAHISKGNDGNSVNFTWTPFPIEMIGVSTIVPSPSGSKFLTVRNPENDSPVQLEIWSAGQIEKEFHIPQSIHGSIYTDGWFEGISWNSNETYIAYVAEEPSPSKPTFTFSGYQKGCSANKDSTNWKGQGDFKEDWGEAYAGKRQPALFVINIDSGEVRHVKIVEKSLSVGQVIWAPSIGEDQYLVFVGWSSEPRKLGMIYCYNRPCALYAVKAPDYGSEINERKLTDEPKEDFPLYNLTQSISSAFFPRFSPDGKFLIFLSAHSSVNSGAHSATNSLHRINWPRDGKPSFSENIVDVVPVVHYAENELFPGLYSHGFLSNPWLSDGHTVITTSIWRSKDAILSIDILSGEVSCISPANSNFSWKVLALDGDNVVAVSSSPVDIPQLKYGCLTEKETKNAAWSWLDVSSPVFKCSQKVKTLLSSLQFSIMKIPVKDVSNCLTKGASEPFEAIFVSSKSVKGNELNPLIVNLHGGPHSTSISSFSKSLAFLSSIGFNLLVVNYRGSLGFGEEALQSLPGKIGTQDVNDVLTALDHIIDKGLASSSKVAVLGGSHGGFLTTHLIGQAPDRFVAAAARNPVCNLALMVGTSDIPDWCYVECYGKEGKNHYTEAPSAEHLTHLYNKSPILHVSKVKTPTIFLLGAKDLRVPFSNGLQYARALREKGVEVKVIMFPDDVHPIDRPQSDFESFLNIGVWFRKYCK, encoded by the exons ATGGCTTTTGCTGCCTTCACTTCCATTGGTCGCATCAACTTCCTTCGGCTTCCACTCTACCCCGCCGCAACTACTACAGCTCCTTCTCCAAGCTCTCTATTTCTCAGACCCATCCGTCTCTTCTC TAGACAACTGTCAGCTGCCATGGTCATGGATGGTTCAACGATTAGTAAGGTCGCTGATGAGTTTCCATCTGGGATTGATCCAACGACTGAGGAAGAATATGCTGAACAGTCCAAATTACTTCAAGAATTCACAAAAATTCCTAACATTGATAGGGCATGGACGTTTAAGTCTGATAGTG GAGACCCCATGGCAACGTTTTCAATTAGCCAAGCGAGTCTTCTAGCAAATAAGAGGAGAAAATATACTTTGTCGGCTCACATTTCTAAGGGAAATGACGGCAATTCAGTAAACTTTACATGGACGCCATTTCCTATTGAAATGATTGGAGTCTCTACAATAGTGCCATCACCATCAGGCTCAAAATTTCTTACCGTTCGTAATCCTGAAAATGATTCTCCAGTCCAATTGGAAATTTGGAGTGCAGGTCAAATTGAAAAGGAGTTTCACATCCCCCAATCTATCCATGGATCAATATATACTGATGGATG GTTTGAGGGAATCTCTTGGAACTCAAATGAAACTTACATTGCTTATGTCGCGGAAGAACCTTCTCCCTCCAAGCCAACGTTTACTTTTTCTGGATATCAAAAAGGTTGCTCAGCAAATAAGGATTCTACGAACTGGAAAGGTCAAGGGGATTTTAAAGAAGACTGGGGGGAAGCTTATGCAGGTAAAAGGCAACCTGCTCTCTTTGTCATCAACATTGACAG CGGAGAGGTAAGACATGTGAAGATAGTCGAGAAATCTTTGAGTGTGGGTCAAGTTATATGGGCTCCATCTATTGGCGAGGATCAATATTTGGTTTTTGTTGGGTGGTCTTCAGAGCCTAGAAAACTTGGTATGATCTACTGCTATAATCGGCCTTGTGCATTATATGCAGTCAAGGCTCCGGATTATGGATCTGAAATCAATGAACGTAAACTCAC AGATGAACCAAAGGAGGATTTTCCCCTCTATAATCTAACTCAGAGCATAAGTAGTGCCTTCTTTCCTCGGTTCAG CCCAGACGGGAAGTTCCTTATATTTTTATCTGCACACTCGTCGGTGAACTCTGGTGCCCATTCTGCAACAAATTCTCTTCACAGAATCAACTGGCCTAGAGATGGAAAACCAAGTTTTAGTGAAAATATTGTTGATGTG gtTCCTGTGGTGCACTACGCTGAAAACGAACTCTTTCCTGGCCTCTATTCACATGGTTTCCTGTCTAATCCATGGCTTTCCGATGGACACACTGTTATTACAACGTCAATATGGCGTAGCAAGGATGCCATACTTTCTATAGATATTTTAAG TGGTGAAGTATCATGCATCAGTCCTGCCAACTCAAACTTTTCTTGGAAAGTTCTTGCTCTAGATGGAGACAACGTTGTTGCTG TTTCTAGCAGCCCAGTGGATATTCCTCAACTCAAGTATGGTTGTCTTACTGAGAAAGAAACTAAGAATGCTGCATGGAGTTGGTTGGATGTATCAAGTCCTGTTTTTAAATGCTCTCAGAAg GTTAAAACTCTACTCTCATCCCTCCAGTTCAGTATAATGAAGATCCCAGTCAAGGACGTTTCCAACTGCCTGACAAAAG GTGCCAGTGAACCTTTTGAAGCTATCTTTGTGTCTTCGAAGTCTGTCAAAGGTAATGAATTGAATCCACTTATTGTTAACCTTCATGGGGGTCCACATTCAACGTCAATATCAAGTTTCTCGAAGTCCTTGGCGTTTCTCTCTTCAATAGGATTCAACCTTTTGGTTGTGAACTATAG AGGTTCATTGGGATTCGGTGAGGAAGCATTGCAATCTCTTCCTGGAAAAATTGGGACCCAG GATGTCAATGATGTACTTACCGCATTAGATCACATTATTGACAAGGGACTTGCCAGTTCATCTAAAGTTGCAGTTCTTGGTGGTTCTCATGGGGGATTTTTGACAACTCATTTGATTGGCCAG GCACCAGATAGATTTGTGGCAGCTGCCGCCAGAAATCCTGTGTGTAACCTTGCTTTAATGGTTGGCACGTCAGATATTCCTGATTGGTGTTACGTGGAATGTTATGGAAAAGAGGGCAAGAATCACTACACCGAAGCACCATCTGCTGAGCACCTAACCCACTTATACAACAAAtctcccattctacatgtctcAAAA GTTAAAACACctaccatttttcttttaggTGCTAAAGATCTTCGTGTTCCATTTTCAAATGGGTTGCAA TATGCGCGAGCGTTGAGGGAGAAAGGAGTTGAGGTCAAAGTCATCATGTTTCCGGACGATGTTCATCCAATTGACAG GCCACAATCGGATTTCGAAAGCTTCCTCAACATTGGTGTGTGGTTCAGAAAGTACTGCAAGTGA